In Modestobacter versicolor, a single genomic region encodes these proteins:
- the arsB gene encoding ACR3 family arsenite efflux transporter, which produces MSDTVAETPRPATDVETPVLARLSTLDRFLPVWILVAMVAGLLLGRLVPGLDDALDAVRVGEVSLPIAVGLLLMMYPVLAKVRYSELDRVTGDRRLLAASLVLNWLIGPALMFGLAWVLLPDLPEYRTGLVIVGLARCIAMVLIWNDLSCGDREAAAVLVAINSVFQILAFGALGWFYLQVLPGWLGLPTTSAEFSVWAIVVSVLVFLGIPLVAGFLTRTIGERSKGRDWYEGRFLPRIGPVALYGLLFTIVMLFALQGDAITSNPWDVVRIALPLLAYFALMFGGSFLLGMRLRLGYAKTATLAFTAAGNNFELAIAVAIGTFGVTSGQALAGVVGPLIEVPVLVALVHVSLRAARRWFPGDPTVPTTTEPSRRSA; this is translated from the coding sequence ATGAGCGACACCGTCGCCGAGACCCCCCGGCCGGCCACCGACGTGGAGACCCCGGTGCTGGCCCGGCTGTCGACGCTGGACCGGTTCCTGCCGGTGTGGATCCTGGTGGCGATGGTCGCCGGTCTGCTGCTCGGCCGGCTGGTGCCGGGCCTCGACGACGCGCTGGACGCCGTCCGGGTCGGCGAGGTGAGCCTGCCGATCGCGGTCGGGCTGCTGCTGATGATGTACCCGGTGCTGGCCAAGGTCCGGTACTCCGAGCTGGACCGGGTCACCGGCGACCGCAGGCTGCTGGCCGCCTCGCTGGTGCTGAACTGGCTGATCGGGCCGGCGCTGATGTTCGGCCTGGCCTGGGTGCTGCTGCCCGACCTGCCCGAGTACCGCACCGGCCTGGTCATCGTCGGCCTGGCCCGGTGCATCGCCATGGTGCTGATCTGGAACGACCTGTCCTGCGGTGACCGGGAGGCCGCCGCCGTCCTGGTCGCGATCAACTCCGTGTTCCAGATCCTCGCCTTCGGCGCGCTCGGCTGGTTCTACCTGCAGGTGCTCCCCGGCTGGCTGGGCCTGCCGACCACCTCGGCGGAGTTCAGCGTGTGGGCCATCGTCGTCTCGGTGCTGGTCTTCCTCGGCATCCCGCTGGTCGCCGGGTTCCTCACCCGCACGATCGGCGAGCGCAGCAAGGGCCGCGACTGGTACGAGGGCCGGTTCCTGCCGCGGATCGGCCCGGTGGCGCTCTACGGGCTGCTGTTCACCATCGTCATGCTGTTCGCCCTGCAGGGCGACGCCATCACGTCGAACCCCTGGGACGTCGTCCGGATCGCGCTGCCGCTGCTGGCCTACTTCGCGCTGATGTTCGGCGGTTCGTTCCTGCTCGGCATGCGGCTGCGGCTGGGCTACGCGAAGACCGCCACGCTCGCCTTCACCGCCGCCGGCAACAACTTCGAGCTGGCCATCGCCGTGGCGATCGGCACCTTCGGCGTCACCTCCGGCCAGGCCCTCGCCGGCGTCGTCGGCCCGCTGATCGAGGTGCCGGTGCTCGTCGCGCTCGTCCACGTCTCGCTCCGGGCCGCCCGCCGCTGGTTCCCCGGCGACCCGACCGTCCCCACCACCACCGAGCCCTCCCGGAGGAGCGCATGA
- a CDS encoding ArsR/SmtB family transcription factor encodes MDTARTQLLELVDVGCTPAALADAMSAEAATELARTLKALADPARLRVLSLVAGAEGREVCACDLTTPLGLSQPTVSHHLKVLVDAGFLQRDKRGVWAYYSLVPGALDRVTGALPGAR; translated from the coding sequence GTGGACACCGCGCGGACGCAGCTGCTGGAGCTGGTCGACGTCGGCTGCACGCCCGCGGCGCTCGCCGACGCCATGAGCGCCGAGGCCGCCACCGAGCTCGCCCGCACGCTCAAGGCGCTCGCCGACCCGGCCCGGCTGCGGGTGCTCTCCCTGGTCGCCGGCGCCGAGGGCCGCGAGGTCTGCGCCTGCGACCTGACCACCCCGCTGGGGCTCTCCCAGCCGACGGTGTCGCACCACCTGAAGGTGCTCGTCGACGCCGGCTTCCTGCAGCGCGACAAGCGCGGCGTCTGGGCGTACTACTCGCTGGTGCCCGGCGCGCTGGACCGGGTCACCGGCGCGCTGCCCGGCGCGCGCTGA
- a CDS encoding arsenate reductase ArsC, with protein MSTPSVLFVCVHNAGRSQMAAGWLRHLAGDAVEVRSAGSVPGDQVNPSAVVAMAEVGIDISDQQPKVLTTDAVEASDVVITMGCGDACPVFPGKRYLDWVLEDPAGKGVESVRPIRDEIEGRVRGLLAELQVPAAGR; from the coding sequence ATGAGCACCCCCAGTGTCCTGTTCGTCTGCGTGCACAACGCCGGCCGGTCCCAGATGGCCGCAGGGTGGCTGCGCCACCTGGCCGGCGACGCCGTCGAGGTCCGCTCGGCCGGGTCGGTCCCGGGCGACCAGGTCAACCCCTCGGCCGTCGTCGCCATGGCCGAGGTCGGCATCGACATCTCCGACCAGCAGCCCAAGGTGCTCACCACCGACGCGGTCGAGGCCTCCGACGTGGTCATCACCATGGGCTGCGGTGACGCCTGCCCGGTCTTCCCCGGCAAGCGGTACCTGGACTGGGTGCTCGAGGACCCGGCCGGCAAGGGCGTGGAGTCGGTGCGCCCGATCCGCGACGAGATCGAGGGCCGCGTCCGCGGCCTGCTCGCCGAGCTGCAGGTGCCCGCCGCCGGGCGCTGA
- a CDS encoding YnfA family protein → MTARSIALFVLAALLEIGGAWLVWQGLREHRGWAWVGAGAVALALYGVVATLQPDAAFGRVLAAYGGVFIVGSLLWAAVADGFRPDRWDAAGALVCLVGVGILMYAPRGS, encoded by the coding sequence GTGACCGCCCGCTCCATCGCCCTGTTCGTGCTCGCCGCGCTGCTGGAGATCGGCGGCGCCTGGCTGGTCTGGCAGGGCCTGCGCGAGCACCGCGGCTGGGCGTGGGTCGGCGCCGGCGCGGTGGCCCTCGCGCTGTACGGGGTGGTGGCGACCCTGCAGCCGGACGCGGCGTTCGGCCGGGTGCTGGCGGCCTACGGCGGGGTCTTCATCGTCGGGTCGCTGCTGTGGGCCGCGGTCGCCGACGGCTTCCGGCCGGACCGCTGGGACGCCGCCGGCGCCCTGGTCTGCCTGGTCGGCGTGGGGATCCTCATGTACGCGCCGCGGGGCTCCTGA
- a CDS encoding DUF998 domain-containing protein codes for MTDSRYRWGGLAWALTLQFFVVEAIAASQFGGYSYSGDVISDLGTADSAARVLMNASFVVQGLLIAAGALLLGPGLAGTGGRLARVLLVVAGLGVLVVGLFPSDGNATVHGIGATAHLLGGGLGLIALAYGVRPRSEELGTTLAVLGLVGVIGTIFFGSAVFLLLGEGGMERVAGYVIPLGLTAAGIALWRQKDDWLALTNPDGTPSRRQLREDARLERLQRAAERDAALEAAARRPAERPAPPAAAPRAADEDDDFDPEDPWAPRRR; via the coding sequence GTGACGGACAGCCGGTACCGCTGGGGCGGGCTCGCGTGGGCACTCACGCTGCAGTTCTTCGTCGTCGAGGCGATCGCCGCATCGCAGTTCGGCGGCTACTCCTACTCGGGGGACGTGATCAGCGACCTGGGGACGGCGGACTCGGCCGCCCGGGTGCTGATGAACGCCTCGTTCGTCGTCCAGGGGCTGCTGATCGCCGCGGGCGCGCTGCTGCTCGGCCCCGGGCTCGCCGGCACCGGCGGGCGGCTGGCCCGGGTGCTGCTGGTGGTCGCCGGCCTCGGGGTGCTGGTGGTGGGCCTCTTCCCCTCCGACGGCAACGCCACGGTGCACGGGATCGGCGCCACCGCGCACCTGCTGGGCGGTGGGCTCGGGCTCATCGCGCTGGCGTACGGGGTGCGCCCCCGGTCCGAGGAGCTCGGCACCACGCTGGCGGTGCTCGGGCTGGTCGGGGTCATCGGCACGATCTTCTTCGGCTCGGCCGTCTTCCTGCTGCTGGGCGAGGGCGGCATGGAGCGGGTGGCCGGCTACGTCATCCCGCTCGGCCTCACCGCGGCCGGCATCGCGCTGTGGCGGCAGAAGGACGACTGGCTGGCGCTGACCAACCCCGACGGCACGCCCAGCCGGCGGCAGCTGCGCGAGGACGCCCGGCTCGAGCGGCTGCAGCGCGCCGCCGAGCGCGACGCCGCCCTGGAGGCCGCGGCCCGTCGGCCGGCGGAGCGCCCGGCGCCGCCGGCCGCTGCACCGCGGGCGGCCGACGAGGACGACGACTTCGACCCCGAGGACCCCTGGGCGCCACGCCGCCGCTGA
- a CDS encoding heavy metal-responsive transcriptional regulator, with the protein MTTTTARGLRVAELARSVGVPTDTVRYYERVGLLPPPRRTAGGYRDYDAGAVDRLRFIQGAQRLGLRLVDIGHLLAVRDTGECPCEPAGELLGRRLAEVDAEIARLVALRTEMAAMAAALPQADCPPPAPGTWCPPTEEPEGGDRACPR; encoded by the coding sequence ATGACGACGACGACCGCCCGCGGGCTCCGGGTCGCCGAGCTCGCCCGGTCCGTGGGCGTGCCCACCGACACCGTCCGCTACTACGAGCGGGTCGGCCTGCTCCCGCCGCCCCGGCGCACCGCGGGCGGCTACCGCGACTACGACGCCGGCGCGGTCGACCGGCTGCGGTTCATCCAGGGCGCCCAGCGGCTGGGCCTCCGGCTGGTCGACATCGGGCACCTGCTCGCCGTCCGGGACACCGGGGAGTGCCCCTGCGAACCCGCCGGTGAGCTGCTCGGCCGCCGCCTCGCCGAGGTCGACGCGGAGATCGCCCGGCTGGTCGCCCTGCGCACGGAGATGGCCGCCATGGCCGCCGCGCTGCCGCAGGCCGACTGCCCGCCACCGGCCCCGGGCACCTGGTGCCCGCCGACCGAGGAACCGGAGGGAGGGGACCGCGCATGCCCACGATGA
- a CDS encoding amidohydrolase family protein, with protein MTTDPADLVVTGARLRSGAVVDVHCAGGVVTALPPAGAQPVPAGAVVVAADGGLVTEPFVDAHLHLDKVRTLPWIGDAALQAYTGDGMADSARGIDLARAVKEQYTLERLLPSVRQALADGERHGVLHVQAFADVDTAAGLVGVQAVLAAREEFRGRVDVSVVAFPQDGVLRDPGAAELVEEALATGADVVGGIPWIEESAADQEAHVEWACALAARLGRRVAMLTDDAPDPGYDTTRMLAEAMRRHGLAGRGVACHARALGHYDAERQAAVLALAREVGLGLVSDPHTGSVALPVERAVAMGVAVALGQDDIEDAYYPFGRHSLLEVAFLAAHLLDMRTGPQQEVLVDLVTTSAARVLGLGGYGLRVGGPADLLVHDATRTVDLLARHAAPRVVVRGGVLLG; from the coding sequence GTGACCACCGACCCAGCTGACCTCGTCGTCACCGGTGCGCGGTTGCGCAGCGGTGCGGTCGTCGACGTGCACTGCGCCGGCGGCGTGGTGACCGCCCTGCCGCCGGCCGGCGCGCAACCGGTCCCGGCGGGCGCGGTGGTCGTCGCGGCCGACGGCGGCCTGGTCACCGAGCCCTTCGTCGACGCGCACCTGCACCTGGACAAGGTGCGCACGCTGCCCTGGATCGGCGACGCGGCGCTGCAGGCCTACACCGGCGACGGGATGGCCGACTCCGCGCGGGGCATCGACCTGGCCCGGGCGGTCAAGGAGCAGTACACGCTCGAGCGGCTGCTGCCCTCGGTCCGGCAGGCGCTGGCCGACGGCGAACGGCACGGGGTGCTGCACGTCCAGGCCTTCGCCGACGTCGACACCGCGGCCGGGCTGGTGGGGGTGCAGGCGGTGCTGGCCGCCCGGGAGGAGTTCCGCGGCCGGGTCGACGTCTCGGTCGTCGCCTTCCCGCAGGACGGCGTGCTGCGCGACCCGGGCGCCGCCGAGCTGGTCGAGGAGGCGCTGGCCACCGGTGCCGACGTGGTGGGCGGCATCCCGTGGATCGAGGAGTCGGCCGCCGACCAGGAGGCGCACGTCGAGTGGGCCTGCGCGCTGGCCGCCCGGCTGGGCCGGCGGGTGGCGATGCTCACCGACGACGCCCCGGACCCCGGCTACGACACCACCCGGATGCTGGCCGAGGCGATGCGCCGGCACGGGCTGGCGGGCCGCGGGGTCGCCTGCCACGCCCGCGCGCTGGGGCACTACGACGCCGAGCGGCAGGCCGCGGTGCTCGCGCTGGCCCGCGAGGTCGGCCTGGGGCTGGTCAGCGACCCGCACACCGGGTCGGTCGCGCTCCCGGTGGAGCGGGCGGTCGCGATGGGCGTGGCGGTGGCGCTGGGCCAGGACGACATCGAGGACGCCTACTACCCGTTCGGCCGGCACTCCCTGCTGGAGGTGGCCTTCCTCGCCGCGCACCTGCTCGACATGCGCACCGGGCCGCAGCAGGAGGTGCTCGTCGACCTGGTGACCACGTCGGCGGCCCGGGTGCTCGGGCTGGGCGGGTACGGCCTGCGGGTCGGCGGGCCGGCCGACCTGCTGGTGCACGACGCGACCCGCACCGTCGACCTGCTGGCCCGGCACGCCGCGCCGCGGGTCGTGGTGCGCGGGGGAGTGCTGCTGGGCTGA
- a CDS encoding DUF4396 domain-containing protein has product MHQHPAPSLHDRPAGHVGHRGPVSWAMAAQATLHCLTGCAIGEVLGMVIGTSLGLHELATVALAIALAFVFGYALTMRGVLRAGLPLRQALGVALAADTISIAVMEVIDNSAMLLIPGAMDAGLASGFFWGALAASLALAFVITTPVNRWLMGRGKGHAVVHAHH; this is encoded by the coding sequence ATGCACCAGCACCCCGCCCCGTCCCTGCACGACCGACCCGCGGGGCACGTCGGGCACCGCGGCCCGGTCAGCTGGGCGATGGCCGCCCAGGCCACGCTGCACTGCCTCACCGGCTGTGCGATCGGTGAGGTGCTGGGCATGGTGATCGGCACCTCGCTGGGCCTGCACGAGCTGGCCACCGTGGCCCTCGCGATCGCGCTGGCGTTCGTGTTCGGCTACGCGCTGACCATGCGCGGGGTGCTGCGCGCCGGCCTCCCGCTCCGGCAGGCGCTGGGCGTCGCGCTGGCCGCGGACACGATCTCGATCGCCGTCATGGAGGTCATCGACAACTCGGCGATGCTGCTCATCCCGGGGGCCATGGACGCCGGCCTGGCCAGCGGTTTCTTCTGGGGCGCGCTCGCGGCATCGCTGGCGCTGGCCTTCGTGATCACGACGCCGGTCAACCGGTGGCTGATGGGCCGCGGCAAGGGGCACGCCGTCGTCCACGCCCACCACTGA
- a CDS encoding FAD-dependent oxidoreductase: protein MSADTTDDLPVVVIGAGPVGLAAAAHLLERGLEPLVLEAGPTPGAAVRAWGHVRLFSPWEYDVDAAAARLLAAEGWTAPDPDALPTGAELVEGYLAPLAATAALAPRIRTGVRVTAVSRAGVDKTRTVGREGRPYLVRTVVDGRVEDLPARAVVDASGTWGQRNPLGTAGLPAVGEPEAAPWLTGPLPDVLGADRARFAGKHTLVIGMGHSAANTLLALVALRETVPGTEISWAIRGRSPARLYGGGDDDGLPARGLLGSRLEEAVQAGAVTLHREVAVTALTPSAGGRLRVTGTARDGAALALDVDAVAAATGFRPDLAMLREVRLDLDPALEAPVRLAPLIDPNSHSCGTVPPHGHRELAHPDEGLYLVGMKSYGRAPTFLLATGYEQVRSVAAALAGDTAGADQVQLHLPSTGVCSTDLGAREDAETSAASCATPVGFSTGREHGWSAEHDDEVAVAGA from the coding sequence ATGAGCGCAGACACGACGGACGACCTGCCGGTCGTGGTGATCGGGGCGGGGCCGGTCGGCCTGGCCGCCGCCGCCCACCTGCTCGAGCGCGGCCTGGAGCCGCTCGTGCTGGAGGCCGGGCCCACGCCCGGGGCCGCGGTGCGCGCCTGGGGGCACGTCCGGCTGTTCTCGCCCTGGGAGTACGACGTCGACGCCGCGGCCGCCCGGCTGCTGGCCGCCGAGGGCTGGACGGCGCCCGACCCGGACGCGCTGCCCACCGGCGCCGAGCTGGTCGAGGGCTACCTCGCCCCGCTCGCGGCGACCGCAGCCCTGGCGCCGCGGATCCGCACCGGCGTGCGGGTGACCGCCGTGTCCCGGGCCGGGGTGGACAAGACCCGCACGGTGGGCCGCGAGGGCCGGCCCTACCTGGTGCGGACCGTCGTCGACGGCCGGGTCGAGGACCTCCCCGCGCGAGCGGTCGTCGACGCCTCGGGCACCTGGGGCCAGCGCAACCCGCTGGGCACCGCCGGGCTCCCCGCCGTCGGCGAGCCGGAGGCCGCACCGTGGCTGACCGGCCCGCTCCCCGACGTGCTCGGCGCCGACCGGGCCCGGTTCGCCGGGAAGCACACCCTGGTCATCGGCATGGGGCACTCCGCCGCCAACACGCTGCTCGCCCTGGTCGCCCTCCGGGAGACCGTGCCCGGCACGGAGATCAGCTGGGCCATCCGCGGCCGCTCCCCCGCCCGGCTCTACGGCGGCGGCGACGACGACGGCCTCCCGGCCCGCGGCCTGCTGGGCTCGCGGCTCGAGGAGGCGGTGCAGGCCGGCGCCGTCACCCTGCACCGCGAGGTGGCGGTCACCGCCCTGACGCCGTCCGCCGGCGGCCGGCTGAGGGTCACCGGCACCGCCCGCGACGGCGCGGCCCTCGCGCTCGACGTCGACGCGGTCGCCGCGGCGACCGGTTTCCGCCCCGACCTCGCGATGCTCCGCGAGGTGCGGCTGGACCTCGACCCGGCGCTGGAGGCGCCGGTTCGGCTGGCGCCGCTGATCGACCCGAACTCCCACTCCTGCGGCACCGTCCCGCCGCACGGGCACCGCGAGCTGGCCCACCCCGACGAGGGCCTCTACCTGGTCGGGATGAAGTCCTACGGCCGGGCGCCGACGTTCCTGCTGGCCACCGGCTACGAGCAGGTCCGCTCGGTCGCCGCGGCCCTCGCCGGCGACACCGCCGGCGCCGACCAGGTGCAGCTGCACCTGCCCTCCACCGGCGTCTGCAGCACCGACCTCGGCGCCCGCGAGGACGCCGAGACGTCTGCGGCGAGCTGCGCGACGCCGGTCGGCTTCAGCACCGGACGGGAGCACGGCTGGTCCGCGGAGCACGACGACGAGGTCGCCGTCGCCGGCGCGTGA
- a CDS encoding DMT family transporter produces the protein MPTATRAPLTLLAVVVTVLAWASAFIGIRAVGEDLSPGALALGRLVVGTLVLGVLLAPRGWVRPTAGEWRLLVVCGVGWFGIYNVALNAAEQHLDAGTTAMLVNIGPVLIAVFAGLLLGEGFPRWLVIGLGVAFCGVLLIGVATRSAGADLLGVALCVVAAVTYAGGVVAQKPLLRRLPPLQVTFTACAMGAVCCLPWAGVLTGELADAPGSSIAGMVYLGVVPTAIAFSTWAYALSRMDAGRLGATTYLVPPIVVLLGWLLLDEVPPGLAFVGGAVCLAGVALSRRRDRPRPPVPVPQEAGSAT, from the coding sequence GTGCCCACCGCGACGCGAGCTCCGCTGACCCTGCTGGCCGTGGTGGTCACCGTGCTGGCCTGGGCGTCGGCCTTCATCGGCATCCGCGCGGTGGGGGAGGACCTGTCGCCCGGGGCCCTGGCGCTGGGCCGGCTCGTCGTCGGCACCCTGGTGCTCGGCGTGCTGCTGGCCCCGCGCGGCTGGGTGCGGCCCACCGCCGGTGAGTGGCGGCTGCTGGTGGTCTGCGGGGTGGGCTGGTTCGGCATCTACAACGTCGCGCTCAACGCCGCCGAGCAGCACCTGGACGCCGGGACGACGGCGATGCTGGTGAACATCGGCCCGGTGCTGATCGCGGTGTTCGCGGGGCTGCTGCTGGGCGAGGGCTTCCCGCGCTGGCTGGTGATCGGGCTGGGCGTCGCCTTCTGCGGGGTGCTGCTCATCGGGGTCGCCACCCGCAGCGCCGGGGCCGACCTGCTCGGCGTCGCGCTGTGCGTGGTCGCCGCGGTCACCTACGCCGGCGGCGTGGTGGCGCAGAAGCCGCTGCTGCGCAGGCTCCCGCCGCTGCAGGTCACCTTCACCGCGTGCGCGATGGGGGCGGTCTGCTGCCTGCCCTGGGCGGGCGTGCTGACCGGCGAGCTCGCCGACGCCCCGGGCTCCTCGATCGCCGGGATGGTCTACCTCGGCGTGGTCCCGACGGCGATCGCCTTCAGCACCTGGGCGTACGCGCTGTCCCGGATGGACGCCGGCCGGCTGGGCGCCACCACCTACCTGGTGCCGCCGATCGTCGTGCTGCTGGGCTGGCTGCTGCTGGACGAGGTGCCGCCGGGGCTGGCCTTCGTCGGCGGGGCGGTCTGCCTGGCCGGGGTGGCGCTGTCCCGCCGCCGCGACCGGCCGCGCCCGCCGGTGCCCGTGCCGCAGGAGGCCGGCTCCGCCACCTGA
- a CDS encoding ArsR/SmtB family transcription factor, translated as MTQALDVRLLDVDEQTSPADRARLLAPQLKALSDPNRLHLLLLLAEGPRTVRELTDAAGMSQTLVSHHLAPLREQGLVTITPKGRSNVYALCCEALAGPVKALATLAALTPEGADACCS; from the coding sequence ATGACGCAGGCCCTGGACGTCCGCCTCCTCGACGTCGACGAGCAGACCTCGCCGGCCGACCGCGCCCGGCTGCTCGCCCCCCAGCTGAAGGCGCTGTCGGACCCGAACCGGCTGCACCTGCTGCTGCTGCTCGCCGAGGGCCCGCGCACCGTCCGCGAGCTCACCGACGCGGCCGGGATGAGCCAGACCCTGGTCAGCCACCACCTCGCCCCGCTGCGCGAGCAGGGGCTGGTCACCATCACCCCCAAGGGCCGCAGCAACGTGTACGCGTTGTGCTGCGAGGCCCTCGCCGGCCCGGTGAAGGCGCTGGCCACCCTCGCCGCGCTCACCCCCGAGGGCGCCGACGCCTGCTGCTCCTGA